The Salvelinus namaycush isolate Seneca chromosome 28, SaNama_1.0, whole genome shotgun sequence genome contains a region encoding:
- the LOC120023169 gene encoding protein yippee-like 5, with amino-acid sequence MGRIFLDHIGGTRLFSCANCDTILTNRSELISTRFTGATGRAFLFNKVVNLQYSEVQDRVMLTGRHMVRDVSCKNCNSKLGWIYEFATEDSQRYKEGRVILERALVRESEGFEEHVPSDNS; translated from the exons ATGGGGCGGATCTTCCTGGACCACATCGGGGGCACACGCCTCTTCTCCTGCGCCAACTGTGACACTATCTTGACCAACCGCTCAGAACTCATCTCCACCCGCTTCACCGGAGCAACCGGCCGAGCCTTCCTCTTCAACAAG GTGGTGAACCTGCAGTACAGCGAGGTGCAGGACCGCGTGATGCTGACGGGCAGACACATGGTGCGAGATGTCAGCTGTAAGAACTGTAACAGCAAGCTGGGCTGGATCTATGAGTTTGCCACCGAGGACAGCCAGCGTTACAAGGAGGGCCGTGTCATCCTGGAGAGAGCACTCGTCAGGGAGAGCGAGGGCTTCGAAGAACATGTTCCCTCTGACAATTCCTGA